TATTCTGGAAAATAAAAAGCTGAGTACCTATCGGGAATTGGCTGCTCAATTGGAGGGGGTAACTCTTCGGATTGGTGCTAAAACCGGAACTTCTGGCAAAATTTTTGGCTCTGTGACCAATGTTCAAATTGCACAGGCGCTAAAAGATCAGATCAATCTTGAAGTGCAGCGCAAGAAGATAAAAATTCTCGATGACATCAAAGAACTTGGTCTGTACAGTGCACAGGTGGATTTTCACAAAGAAGTCATTGGAAAGGTCAATTTTGAAGTGGTAGCAGAATAAGCACTCCGCAAAAATGAGAACATTTGCCTGATCTGTCCTTACCGGGGCAGAAATAAGAATTATATAAATAATATCAAACTCTTTTCA
This window of the Saprospiraceae bacterium genome carries:
- the rplI gene encoding 50S ribosomal protein L9; the protein is MEIILLNDIDKVGDKYDVIKVKAGFGRNYLIPKGLALVASETNLRRLANLKRQEDILENKKLSTYRELAAQLEGVTLRIGAKTGTSGKIFGSVTNVQIAQALKDQINLEVQRKKIKILDDIKELGLYSAQVDFHKEVIGKVNFEVVAE